A genome region from Streptomyces pratensis includes the following:
- a CDS encoding helix-turn-helix domain-containing protein: MPTVALAVTDGMLHFELSLAYEVFGSDLTHVADPWYSVAVCGPGPVRVGRFRLEPDGGLDRLPEADTVIVPGWADVDEEPPAELVEAVRAAHEAGARVASLCTGAFVLAAAGLLDGRRATTHWAHAQELATRHPRVEVDPDVLYVDDDRVLTSAGKAAAMDLCLHLVRLDHGWAVANTLARRLVVPPHRAGGQAQFVTAPVPARDDHPLSTLLPWAIERLDRALTVEDLARRANMSSRNLGRHFRSATGTTPLQWLLVQRIRRAQELLETTGDSVDTIAEATGMGTATTLRRHFNRTVGVPPDTYRRTFRSTRAGAR, from the coding sequence ATGCCCACTGTCGCGCTGGCCGTCACCGACGGAATGCTGCACTTCGAACTCTCCCTGGCGTACGAGGTCTTCGGCTCCGACCTGACCCATGTGGCCGATCCCTGGTACAGCGTCGCCGTGTGCGGACCGGGCCCGGTGCGGGTGGGCCGGTTCCGGCTGGAGCCCGACGGCGGACTCGACCGGCTCCCGGAAGCCGACACGGTGATAGTCCCCGGGTGGGCCGACGTGGACGAGGAGCCTCCCGCCGAACTGGTCGAAGCGGTGCGCGCGGCCCACGAGGCGGGCGCGCGGGTGGCCTCCCTCTGCACAGGGGCGTTCGTGCTGGCTGCCGCCGGCCTGCTGGACGGCCGCCGTGCGACCACGCACTGGGCGCACGCCCAGGAACTGGCCACCCGCCATCCCCGCGTGGAGGTCGACCCGGACGTGCTCTATGTGGACGACGACAGGGTGCTCACCTCGGCGGGCAAGGCCGCCGCGATGGATCTGTGCCTGCACCTGGTGCGCCTCGACCACGGCTGGGCGGTCGCCAACACGCTGGCCCGCCGCCTGGTCGTGCCTCCGCACAGGGCCGGCGGTCAGGCTCAGTTCGTCACGGCCCCCGTGCCGGCCCGGGACGACCACCCGCTCTCCACACTGCTCCCCTGGGCGATCGAACGGCTCGACCGGGCACTGACCGTGGAGGACCTGGCCCGCCGGGCGAACATGAGCTCGCGCAATCTGGGCCGCCATTTCAGGTCGGCGACCGGCACCACCCCTCTGCAGTGGCTGCTGGTGCAGCGGATACGGCGGGCCCAGGAGTTGCTGGAGACCACCGGTGACAGCGTCGACACCATCGCGGAGGCCACCGGCATGGGCACGGCCACGACACTGCGGCGGCACTTCAACCGCACCGTCGGCGTCCCTCCGGACACCTACCGCCGTACCTTCCGCAGCACGCGCGCCGGAGCTCGCTGA
- a CDS encoding transposase, with amino-acid sequence MLGGANHLACEGRGRPLAFVVTSGNTNDCTQFTTVMEAIRVPRAGPGRPRVRPGHVRGDKGYSSKGIHAWLCRRAIPHTIPSDPTRSVTGLGAEAARRPSTERSIIATTLRSGASTLKHRCGIATRNRTVHSYDAAVTLASLLIWA; translated from the coding sequence GTGCTCGGCGGTGCGAACCACCTGGCCTGCGAGGGCCGGGGACGTCCGCTCGCCTTCGTCGTGACGAGCGGCAACACCAACGACTGCACTCAGTTCACCACGGTCATGGAAGCGATCCGGGTGCCCCGGGCCGGACCCGGGCGGCCCCGCGTCCGGCCCGGTCACGTCCGGGGCGACAAGGGCTACAGCTCGAAAGGTATCCACGCGTGGCTCTGTCGTCGTGCTATCCCGCACACAATTCCGAGCGATCCGACCAGGTCCGTAACCGGGCTCGGCGCGGAAGCCGCCCGTCGGCCTTCAACCGAGAGATCTATAATCGCCACAACTTTACGGAGCGGTGCTTCAACCTTGAAGCACCGGTGCGGAATTGCCACCCGAAACAGGACCGTCCATTCCTACGACGCAGCCGTCACCCTGGCTTCACTCCTCATCTGGGCGTGA
- the aztD gene encoding zinc metallochaperone AztD has protein sequence MNKSIRNRVVTGTALALAVSTVLTACGGGGDGSSTTTTAKDEPSAPPAATAKNPLVASFDGGLYVLDGESLKLTSTIALPGFNRVNPAGDDSHVIVSTDAGFRVLDAAAQKLTDITYEGAKPGHVVRHAGKTVLFTDGTGEVNVFDPAGLTEGKKPDGRTYASAEAHHGVAIELSNGELLSTLGTEEKRTGALVLDKNNKEIKRNEKCPGVHGEAAAQGEAVAVGCEDGVLIYKDGEFTKVDAPDDYGRIGNQAGSDASPVLLGDYKTDPDAELERPTRVSLIDTATAELRLVDLGTSYSFRSLGRGPHGEALVLGTDGTLHVIDPETGKVEKKIPVVDKWQEPLDWQQPRPTLFVRDHTAYVSEPGKRKLHAVDIESGEKTTSVTLPKGTNELSGVVAGH, from the coding sequence GTGAACAAGTCGATACGCAACAGAGTCGTCACCGGAACCGCCCTCGCCCTCGCGGTCTCCACGGTGCTCACCGCCTGCGGGGGAGGGGGTGACGGCTCCTCCACCACCACGACCGCGAAGGACGAGCCGAGCGCCCCGCCCGCCGCCACGGCGAAGAACCCGTTGGTCGCCAGCTTCGACGGCGGCCTGTACGTCCTGGACGGCGAGAGCCTGAAGCTGACCAGCACGATCGCTCTGCCCGGGTTCAACCGCGTCAACCCGGCAGGCGACGACTCCCATGTCATCGTCTCCACCGACGCCGGCTTCCGGGTCCTCGACGCCGCCGCGCAGAAGCTCACCGACATCACCTACGAGGGTGCCAAGCCCGGCCACGTCGTACGGCACGCAGGCAAGACGGTCCTCTTCACCGACGGCACCGGCGAGGTGAACGTCTTCGACCCGGCCGGCCTCACCGAAGGCAAGAAGCCCGACGGCCGCACCTACGCCTCCGCCGAAGCGCACCACGGCGTCGCCATCGAGCTGAGCAACGGCGAACTCCTCAGCACCCTCGGCACCGAGGAGAAGCGCACCGGCGCACTGGTCCTGGACAAGAACAACAAGGAGATCAAGCGCAACGAGAAGTGCCCCGGCGTCCACGGCGAGGCCGCCGCCCAGGGCGAAGCCGTCGCCGTCGGCTGCGAGGACGGCGTCCTGATCTACAAGGACGGCGAGTTCACCAAGGTCGACGCCCCCGACGACTACGGCCGCATCGGCAACCAGGCGGGCAGCGACGCGTCGCCGGTCCTCCTGGGCGACTACAAGACCGACCCTGACGCCGAGCTGGAGCGACCGACCCGCGTCTCCCTCATCGACACCGCGACCGCGGAACTGCGCCTGGTGGACCTGGGGACCAGCTACTCGTTCCGCTCGCTCGGCCGCGGACCGCACGGCGAGGCCCTCGTCCTCGGGACCGACGGCACTCTCCACGTCATCGACCCGGAGACGGGCAAGGTCGAGAAGAAGATCCCCGTCGTCGACAAGTGGCAGGAGCCGCTGGACTGGCAGCAGCCCCGGCCCACCCTCTTCGTCCGTGACCACACCGCGTACGTCTCCGAACCGGGCAAGCGCAAGCTCCACGCCGTCGACATCGAGTCCGGGGAGAAGACCACGTCGGTGACGCTGCCGAAGGGCACGAACGAACTCTCCGGGGTCGTCGCCGGCCACTGA
- a CDS encoding winged helix-turn-helix domain-containing protein — protein sequence MAEGTAAASGTAPGGIRCELLRPLRALRDGVEVPLGPPKQRAVLAVLLPQEGRPISYDGLVEAVWGGAPPVHVRNLVQKYVSGLRRALGDRVQLVWTGSGYQLAGIHADDLRRRRRLVDEALAAREAGELRRAAELAEEAEELWRTPRPPERRELPVHDGADRRAVLRGREVHARAESGSPPRACRSRSGPSPTSTPTWSRVSRLTAPRSPAPRPATPTDRRPPPTGPPLASATSPGGPTPSPVPGWYQPGTGGFTSRDTWQLAPTPSAQANRYGYADGAPLDAADPTGHCPACGLAALGGTEALAALGRVAKSGRGGRG from the coding sequence ATGGCTGAGGGGACAGCTGCGGCAAGTGGCACGGCACCGGGTGGCATTCGCTGCGAACTGCTGCGGCCCTTGCGCGCGTTGCGCGACGGCGTAGAGGTTCCGCTCGGACCTCCGAAGCAGCGCGCGGTGCTCGCGGTCCTGCTGCCCCAGGAGGGGCGCCCGATCTCGTACGACGGTCTGGTCGAGGCCGTGTGGGGCGGTGCGCCGCCGGTGCACGTGCGCAACCTGGTCCAGAAGTACGTCTCGGGTCTTCGCCGCGCCCTGGGCGACCGGGTGCAGTTGGTGTGGACGGGCAGCGGCTACCAGCTGGCAGGGATCCACGCCGACGACCTGCGCCGGCGCCGGAGGCTGGTGGACGAGGCGCTGGCCGCCCGTGAGGCGGGTGAGCTGCGGCGCGCCGCTGAACTGGCAGAAGAGGCCGAGGAGTTGTGGCGCACCCCCCGGCCGCCGGAGCGGCGAGAGTTGCCGGTGCACGACGGTGCCGATCGGCGGGCCGTACTCCGCGGACGTGAGGTTCACGCGCGGGCTGAGAGCGGAAGCCCACCGAGGGCATGCCGGTCTCGCAGTGGTCCCTCACCGACCAGCACACCGACCTGGTCGCGGGTCTCTCGGCTGACGGCACCCAGGTCACCAGCTCCACGGCCTGCGACCCCTACGGACAGGAGACCACCACCAACGGGACCACCCCTGGCCTCGGCTACGAGTCCGGGTGGACCGACTCCGAGTCCGGTGCCGGGCTGGTACCAGCCCGGCACCGGCGGCTTCACCTCCCGCGATACCTGGCAGCTCGCCCCGACACCGTCAGCGCAGGCCAACCGGTACGGCTATGCCGACGGGGCGCCCCTTGACGCGGCCGACCCCACAGGCCACTGCCCGGCGTGCGGCCTCGCCGCGCTCGGCGGCACCGAGGCACTGGCCGCCCTGGGCCGTGTCGCCAAGTCGGGCAGGGGGGGGAGAGGTTGA
- the aztC gene encoding zinc ABC transporter substrate-binding protein AztC — MTAPKRTVLRLRRLLLTVITLVFAATATACTSGDDRPRVVVTTNILGDITQEIVGDEAEVTVLMKPNADPHSFGLSAVQAAELERADLVVFNGLGLEENVLRHVDAARESGVAAFEVGKAVDPLTFRLGGDGGPEKEAGQPDPHFWTDPHRVREAAGLIADQVVEHVTGVDEKAVRDNAARYDGQLAGLTTWMEKSFDRIPEDRRALVTNHHVFGYLAERFGFRVIGAVIPSGTTLASPSSSDLRSLTEAMRDAGVRTVFADSSQPTRLAEVLRTELGGQVRVVELYSESLTEKGKGAGTYLQMMRANTDAMAEGLTGN; from the coding sequence ATGACGGCACCGAAGCGAACCGTTCTGCGGCTGCGCCGCCTGCTGCTGACCGTGATCACCCTCGTCTTCGCAGCCACCGCGACCGCTTGCACCAGCGGCGACGACCGGCCCAGGGTCGTGGTGACGACCAACATCCTCGGTGACATCACCCAGGAGATCGTCGGCGACGAGGCCGAGGTCACGGTGCTGATGAAACCGAACGCCGATCCGCACTCCTTCGGGCTGTCGGCCGTGCAGGCCGCCGAGCTGGAACGCGCCGACCTGGTGGTCTTCAACGGACTGGGCCTGGAGGAGAACGTGCTGCGGCACGTGGACGCCGCCCGCGAGTCCGGCGTGGCCGCCTTCGAGGTCGGCAAGGCCGTGGACCCCCTCACCTTCCGGCTGGGCGGCGACGGGGGCCCCGAGAAGGAGGCCGGGCAGCCCGACCCCCACTTCTGGACGGACCCCCACCGCGTACGGGAAGCCGCGGGACTGATAGCCGACCAGGTCGTCGAGCACGTGACCGGGGTGGACGAGAAGGCGGTCCGGGACAACGCCGCCCGCTACGACGGGCAACTCGCGGGCCTAACCACCTGGATGGAGAAGTCCTTCGACCGCATACCGGAGGACCGGCGGGCGCTGGTCACCAACCACCACGTCTTCGGCTACCTCGCGGAGCGCTTCGGCTTCCGCGTGATCGGTGCCGTCATTCCCAGCGGCACGACCCTGGCCTCCCCGAGCTCCTCCGACCTGCGCTCGCTCACCGAGGCCATGCGCGACGCGGGGGTCCGGACCGTGTTCGCCGACTCCTCCCAGCCCACCAGGCTGGCCGAGGTCCTGCGCACGGAACTGGGAGGCCAGGTACGGGTCGTCGAGCTCTACTCCGAGTCACTCACGGAGAAGGGCAAGGGCGCCGGTACCTATCTGCAGATGATGCGCGCCAACACCGACGCCATGGCCGAAGGCCTCACCGGCAACTGA
- a CDS encoding saccharopine dehydrogenase family protein has protein sequence MNGTKAIAVFGAYGHTGRFVVAELLDRGFVPLLSGRDPEKLEALAASRPGLAVRPATVDDPASLDRALAGAAAVINCAGPFAVTAAPVVEAALRAGIPYVDVAAEIEANLDTFTHFADRARAAGTVVVPAMAFFGGLGDLLVTAAMGDWTAADEAHVAYGLSSWHPTAGTRTAGAVSGERREGRRVRYSQGRLEYHDDALPTLKWPFPEPLGAREVIGEFTMADVVTVPSHLAVPEVRTYMAVEAAGDLAAPDTPAPTAVDERGRSGQTFLVDVVVRSGAAERRAVARGQDIYAVTAPLAVEAVHRILTGRVRALGVASAGAVFDAPDFLGALSAHLAFELHR, from the coding sequence ATGAATGGGACCAAGGCGATCGCGGTGTTCGGCGCTTACGGGCACACCGGGCGTTTCGTGGTGGCGGAGTTGCTCGACCGGGGGTTCGTCCCGCTGCTGTCCGGACGCGACCCGGAGAAGCTGGAGGCGCTCGCCGCGTCCCGTCCCGGGCTCGCCGTCCGGCCGGCCACGGTCGACGACCCGGCCTCGCTCGACCGTGCGCTGGCCGGCGCCGCCGCCGTGATCAACTGCGCCGGGCCCTTCGCCGTGACCGCCGCCCCGGTGGTCGAGGCGGCACTGCGCGCCGGGATTCCGTACGTGGACGTGGCAGCGGAGATCGAGGCCAATCTCGACACGTTCACACACTTCGCGGATCGCGCCCGTGCCGCGGGCACCGTGGTGGTCCCCGCCATGGCCTTCTTCGGGGGCCTCGGAGACCTGCTGGTCACTGCAGCGATGGGCGACTGGACGGCGGCCGACGAGGCGCATGTCGCATACGGGCTGAGCAGTTGGCACCCCACGGCGGGGACCCGTACCGCCGGAGCGGTGTCGGGTGAACGCAGGGAGGGGCGGCGCGTCCGTTACAGCCAGGGGCGGCTGGAGTACCACGACGACGCCCTGCCGACCCTGAAATGGCCCTTCCCCGAACCGTTGGGTGCCCGGGAGGTGATCGGGGAGTTCACCATGGCGGACGTCGTCACCGTCCCCAGTCATCTGGCCGTTCCCGAGGTGCGCACCTACATGGCGGTCGAGGCGGCGGGCGACCTGGCCGCTCCCGATACGCCGGCACCGACCGCCGTCGACGAGCGCGGCCGGTCCGGGCAGACCTTCCTCGTCGACGTCGTCGTCCGCTCCGGCGCCGCGGAGCGTCGTGCTGTGGCGAGGGGCCAGGACATCTACGCCGTCACCGCGCCGCTCGCGGTGGAAGCCGTGCACCGCATCCTCACGGGAAGGGTCAGGGCGCTCGGTGTCGCCTCTGCGGGCGCGGTCTTCGACGCCCCCGATTTCCTCGGCGCGCTGTCGGCGCACCTCGCGTTCGAACTCCACAGGTAA